The following proteins are co-located in the Pseudomonas sp. DY-1 genome:
- the nuoF gene encoding NADH-quinone oxidoreductase subunit NuoF — protein MKTLTSIGPANRIARSEETHPLTWRLREDAQPVWLDEYQQKNGYAAARKALTDMAQADIVQQVKDSGLKGRGGAGFPTGVKWGLMPADESMNIRYLLCNADEMEPNTWKDRMLMEQLPHLLVEGMLISARALKAYRGYIFLRGEYVDAARNLNRAIDEAKAAGLLGKNILGSGFDFELFVHTGAGRYICGEETALINSLEGRRANPRSKPPFPAAVGVWGKPTCVNNVETLCNVPAIVANGVDWYKTLARPGSEDMGTKLMGFSGKVKNPGLWELPFGVPARELFEDYAGGMRDGFKLKAWQPGGAGTGFLLPEHLDAPMYAAGIAKVGTRMGTGLALAVDDSINMVSLLRNMEEFFARESCGWCTPCRDGLPWSVKVLRALERGEGQAGDLETLEQLVSFLGPGKTFCAHAPGAVEPLGSAMKYFRPEFEAGIASQTPAARPIPVGA, from the coding sequence GCAGCCGGTGTGGCTCGACGAATACCAGCAGAAGAACGGCTACGCCGCCGCTCGCAAGGCCCTGACCGATATGGCCCAGGCCGACATCGTGCAGCAGGTAAAGGACTCCGGCCTCAAGGGCCGCGGCGGTGCGGGCTTCCCCACCGGTGTGAAGTGGGGCCTGATGCCGGCCGACGAATCCATGAACATCCGCTACCTGCTGTGCAACGCGGACGAAATGGAGCCCAACACCTGGAAGGACCGCATGCTGATGGAACAGCTGCCGCACCTGCTGGTGGAAGGCATGCTGATCAGCGCCCGCGCCCTCAAGGCCTATCGCGGCTACATCTTCCTGCGGGGTGAGTACGTCGACGCAGCGCGCAACCTCAACCGCGCCATCGATGAAGCCAAGGCCGCCGGCCTGCTGGGCAAGAACATCCTGGGCTCGGGCTTCGATTTCGAACTCTTCGTCCACACCGGCGCCGGCCGTTATATCTGTGGTGAAGAGACTGCCCTGATCAACTCCCTGGAAGGCCGCCGCGCCAACCCGCGCTCCAAGCCGCCCTTCCCTGCCGCCGTCGGCGTCTGGGGCAAGCCCACCTGCGTCAACAACGTCGAGACACTGTGCAACGTGCCGGCGATCGTCGCCAACGGCGTGGACTGGTACAAGACCCTCGCCCGCCCGGGCAGCGAAGACATGGGCACCAAGCTCATGGGCTTCTCCGGCAAGGTGAAGAACCCCGGTCTCTGGGAACTGCCCTTCGGCGTTCCTGCTCGCGAGCTGTTCGAAGACTACGCTGGTGGGATGCGTGATGGCTTCAAGCTGAAAGCCTGGCAGCCCGGCGGTGCCGGCACCGGCTTCCTGCTCCCGGAACACCTGGACGCTCCCATGTACGCCGCCGGCATCGCCAAGGTGGGCACTCGTATGGGTACCGGCCTCGCGCTGGCCGTGGACGACAGCATCAACATGGTCTCCCTGCTCCGCAATATGGAGGAGTTCTTCGCGCGCGAGTCGTGCGGCTGGTGCACACCATGCCGAGACGGCCTGCCCTGGAGCGTAAAGGTCCTCCGTGCCCTTGAACGCGGTGAAGGCCAGGCGGGCGACCTGGAGACACTGGAGCAGCTCGTCAGCTTCCTCGGCCCAGGTAAGACCTTCTGCGCCCACGCACCGGGTGCCGTCGAGCCGCTGGGCAGTGCGATGAAATATTTCCGTCCGGAGTTCGAGGCAGGCATCGCCAGCCAGACTCCGGCAGCGCGCCCGATTCCCGTCGGCGCCTGA
- the nuoG gene encoding NADH-quinone oxidoreductase subunit NuoG, with translation MATIHVDGKTLEVDGADNLLQACLSLGLDIPYFCWHPALGSVGACRQCAVKQYTDENDKRGRLVMSCMTPATDNSWISIDDEEAKQFRASVVEWLMTNHPHDCPVCEEGGHCHLQDMTVMTGHNARRYRFTKRTHQNQELGPFIAHEMNRCIACYRCVRYYKDYAGGTDLGVYGAHDNVYFGRVEDGTLESEFSGNLVEVCPTGVFTDKTHSERYNRKWDMQFAPSICHGCSSGCNISPGERYGEIRRIENRFNGSVNQYFLCDRGRFGYGYVNRDDRPRQPRLGNQQLGLDAALDKAAELLKGKRVIGIGSPRASLEGNFALRELVGGENFYSGIAANELANLRLIRDILQNGPLPVPTLRDVEKHDAIFVLGEDLTQTAARMALALRQAVKGKATEIAASMKIQDWHMAAVQNVAQDALNPLFIASVAATRLDDVAAESVHAAPADLARIGFAVAHAIDPSAPAVEGLESEAAELVKRIADALLAAKRPLIISGASLGEKALIEAAANIASALKNREKNGSLSLVVPEANSMGLALFGGESVDAALEALTAGKADAVVILENDLYRRADAGKVDAALAAAKVVIVADHQQTATVERAHLVLPAASFAEGDGTLVSLEGRAQRFFQVFDPTYYDANILVREGWRWLHALHSTLQGKAVDWTQLDQVTAACADSSPLLASIRDAAPSATFRIKGMKLAREPHRYSGRTAMRANISVHEPRQPQDKDSAFAFSMEGYAGTKEDRQQIPFAWSPGWNSPQAWNKFQDEVGGHLRAGDPGVRLIEAKGQALPWFCINAAFNPAQGTWQAVPLHHLFGSEENSSRAAPVQERIPQPYVAMAKDEADRLGVNDGALIALTVNGQTLRLPLAVKEEMGIGLIGLPAGLPGIPAVFAGAVVTAVQESAQ, from the coding sequence ATGGCCACTATCCACGTAGACGGCAAGACGCTCGAAGTCGATGGTGCAGACAACCTCCTGCAGGCCTGTCTGTCACTCGGACTCGACATCCCCTACTTCTGCTGGCACCCGGCGCTCGGTAGCGTCGGCGCCTGCCGCCAGTGCGCGGTCAAGCAGTACACCGACGAGAACGACAAGCGTGGTCGCCTCGTCATGTCCTGCATGACTCCCGCCACCGATAACAGCTGGATTTCCATCGACGACGAAGAGGCCAAGCAGTTCCGCGCCAGCGTCGTCGAATGGCTGATGACCAACCACCCGCACGACTGCCCGGTGTGCGAGGAAGGTGGTCACTGCCACCTGCAGGACATGACGGTAATGACCGGCCACAACGCCCGTCGCTATCGCTTCACCAAGCGTACCCACCAGAACCAGGAACTCGGTCCGTTCATCGCTCACGAGATGAACCGTTGCATCGCCTGCTATCGCTGCGTGCGTTACTACAAGGATTACGCTGGCGGCACCGACCTCGGCGTCTACGGCGCCCACGACAACGTGTACTTCGGCCGCGTCGAAGACGGCACCCTCGAGAGCGAGTTCTCGGGCAACCTGGTCGAGGTCTGCCCGACTGGCGTGTTCACCGACAAGACCCACTCCGAGCGCTACAACCGCAAGTGGGACATGCAGTTCGCCCCGAGCATCTGCCATGGCTGCTCCAGTGGCTGCAACATCAGCCCCGGCGAGCGTTACGGCGAAATCCGCCGCATCGAGAACCGCTTCAACGGCTCGGTTAACCAGTACTTCCTCTGCGACCGCGGTCGCTTCGGTTACGGGTACGTCAACCGCGACGACCGTCCGCGCCAGCCGCGACTGGGTAACCAGCAACTGGGCCTGGACGCCGCCTTGGACAAGGCCGCCGAGCTGCTGAAAGGCAAGCGCGTGATTGGTATTGGCTCGCCGCGCGCCAGCCTCGAAGGCAACTTCGCCCTGCGTGAGCTGGTCGGTGGAGAGAACTTCTACTCTGGCATCGCCGCAAACGAACTGGCTAACCTGCGCCTGATTCGCGACATCCTGCAGAACGGCCCGCTGCCGGTGCCCACCCTGCGAGACGTCGAGAAGCACGACGCGATCTTCGTCCTCGGCGAAGACTTGACCCAGACAGCAGCCCGCATGGCCCTGGCCCTGCGTCAGGCCGTCAAGGGCAAGGCCACTGAAATCGCCGCCTCGATGAAGATCCAGGATTGGCACATGGCCGCTGTGCAGAACGTCGCCCAGGACGCGCTGAACCCGCTGTTCATTGCCAGCGTTGCCGCCACCCGGCTGGACGACGTCGCCGCTGAAAGTGTCCACGCTGCCCCGGCCGACCTCGCCCGCATCGGTTTCGCTGTTGCCCACGCCATCGACCCGAGCGCACCGGCCGTGGAAGGCCTGGAAAGCGAAGCCGCCGAGCTGGTCAAGCGCATCGCCGACGCCCTGCTCGCTGCCAAACGTCCGCTGATCATCTCCGGCGCCTCCCTTGGCGAGAAAGCCCTGATCGAAGCCGCTGCCAACATCGCCAGCGCACTGAAGAACCGTGAAAAGAACGGTTCCCTCAGCCTGGTGGTACCAGAAGCGAACAGCATGGGCCTGGCTCTCTTCGGTGGTGAATCCGTCGACGCCGCTCTCGAAGCGCTGACCGCCGGCAAGGCCGATGCAGTCGTCATTCTCGAGAATGACCTGTACCGCCGCGCCGACGCCGGCAAGGTCGATGCCGCCCTCGCCGCTGCCAAGGTCGTCATCGTTGCCGACCATCAGCAGACTGCTACCGTCGAACGTGCCCATCTGGTGCTGCCGGCCGCCAGCTTCGCTGAAGGCGACGGCACCCTGGTCAGCCTTGAAGGGCGCGCCCAGCGCTTCTTCCAGGTCTTCGATCCGACCTACTACGACGCCAACATCCTCGTTCGCGAAGGCTGGCGCTGGCTGCATGCTCTGCACAGCACTCTGCAAGGCAAGGCCGTCGACTGGACCCAGCTGGACCAGGTCACCGCAGCTTGCGCCGACAGCAGCCCATTGTTGGCCTCTATCCGCGACGCCGCACCGAGCGCTACGTTCCGCATCAAGGGGATGAAACTCGCCCGCGAGCCGCACCGCTACAGCGGTCGTACTGCCATGCGCGCCAATATCAGCGTGCACGAGCCGCGTCAGCCCCAGGACAAGGACTCCGCCTTCGCCTTCTCCATGGAAGGCTATGCCGGTACCAAGGAAGACCGTCAGCAGATTCCGTTCGCCTGGTCTCCGGGCTGGAACTCCCCGCAAGCCTGGAACAAGTTCCAGGACGAAGTCGGTGGCCACCTGCGCGCTGGCGACCCGGGCGTTCGCCTGATCGAAGCCAAGGGCCAGGCATTGCCCTGGTTCTGCATCAATGCTGCGTTCAACCCGGCTCAGGGCACCTGGCAGGCCGTGCCTCTGCACCACCTGTTCGGCAGCGAGGAGAACAGTTCCCGCGCCGCTCCGGTGCAAGAACGCATCCCGCAGCCCTACGTGGCCATGGCCAAGGACGAAGCCGATCGCCTCGGCGTCAATGACGGCGCCCTTATCGCCCTGACCGTCAATGGCCAGACCCTGCGTCTGCCGCTTGCCGTCAAGGAAGAAATGGGCATCGGCCTGATCGGCCTGCCTGCCGGTCTGCCGGGTATCCCGGCGGTCTTCGCCGGTGCCGTCGTCACTGCCGTACAGGAGTCCGCGCAATGA
- the nuoH gene encoding NADH-quinone oxidoreductase subunit NuoH → MSWLTPELIDIVVTVLKAIVILLGVVVTGALLSWVERRLLGLWQDRYGPNRVGPFGAFQLGADMIKMFFKEDWTPPFADKLIFTLAPIIAMSALLIAFAVVPVTPTWGVADLNIGVLFFFAMAGIAVYAVLFAGWSSNNKFALLGSLRASAQTISYEVFLALSLMGIVAQVGSFNMRDIVEYQAQHLWFIIPQFFGFCTFFIAGVAVTHRHPFDQPEAEQELADGYHIEYAGMKWGMFFVGEYIGIVLISALLVTLFFGGWHGPFGILPQIPFIWFALKTAFFIMLFILLRASIPRPRYDQVMAFSWKVCLPLTLINLLVTGALVLAAAQ, encoded by the coding sequence ATGAGTTGGCTGACGCCCGAACTGATCGACATCGTCGTCACCGTCCTCAAAGCCATCGTCATCCTGCTCGGGGTGGTCGTGACCGGTGCGCTGCTCTCCTGGGTGGAACGCCGTCTGTTGGGTCTGTGGCAGGACCGATACGGCCCGAACCGCGTAGGCCCGTTCGGCGCCTTCCAGCTTGGCGCGGACATGATCAAGATGTTCTTCAAGGAAGACTGGACCCCGCCGTTCGCCGACAAGCTGATCTTCACCCTGGCGCCCATCATCGCGATGAGTGCCCTGTTGATCGCGTTTGCCGTGGTGCCGGTCACCCCCACATGGGGCGTGGCCGACCTGAACATCGGCGTGCTGTTCTTCTTCGCCATGGCCGGCATCGCGGTCTACGCGGTGCTCTTCGCCGGCTGGTCGAGCAACAACAAGTTCGCCCTGCTCGGCAGCCTGCGTGCCTCGGCCCAGACCATCTCCTACGAGGTGTTCCTGGCGCTGTCGCTGATGGGCATCGTGGCCCAGGTCGGCTCCTTCAACATGCGCGACATCGTTGAATACCAGGCCCAACACCTGTGGTTCATCATTCCGCAGTTCTTCGGCTTCTGTACCTTCTTCATCGCTGGCGTCGCCGTGACTCACCGTCACCCGTTCGACCAGCCGGAAGCGGAACAGGAACTGGCCGACGGCTACCACATCGAATACGCCGGCATGAAATGGGGCATGTTCTTCGTGGGTGAGTACATCGGCATTGTGCTGATCTCCGCCCTGCTCGTGACCCTGTTCTTCGGCGGCTGGCATGGCCCGTTCGGCATCCTGCCGCAGATCCCCTTCATCTGGTTCGCGCTCAAGACCGCCTTCTTCATCATGCTGTTCATCCTGCTGCGTGCGTCGATCCCGCGCCCGCGCTATGACCAGGTGATGGCCTTCAGCTGGAAGGTGTGCCTGCCGCTGACCCTGATCAACCTGCTGGTGACCGGCGCGCTCGTGCTGGCCGCGGCCCAGTAA
- the nuoI gene encoding NADH-quinone oxidoreductase subunit NuoI — translation MIKEIIHVVHGTFTQLRSLVMIFGHAFRKRDTLQYPEEPVYLPPRYRGRIVLTRDPDGEERCVACNLCAVACPVGCISLQKAETEDGRWYPEFFRINFSRCIFCGLCEEACPTTAIQLTPDFEMGEFKRQDLVYEKEDLLISGPGKNPDYNFYRVAGMAIAGKPKGAAQNEAEPINVKSLLP, via the coding sequence ATGATCAAAGAAATCATCCACGTCGTGCATGGCACCTTCACCCAGCTTCGCAGCCTGGTGATGATCTTCGGCCATGCCTTCCGCAAGCGTGACACCCTGCAATACCCGGAAGAGCCCGTGTACCTGCCGCCGCGCTACCGCGGCCGCATCGTCCTCACCCGCGACCCCGATGGCGAAGAGCGTTGCGTAGCCTGCAACCTCTGCGCCGTGGCCTGCCCTGTCGGCTGCATTTCCCTGCAGAAGGCTGAGACCGAGGACGGACGCTGGTACCCCGAGTTCTTCCGCATCAACTTCTCCCGCTGCATCTTCTGCGGCCTGTGCGAAGAAGCCTGCCCCACCACCGCGATCCAGCTGACCCCGGATTTCGAGATGGGCGAGTTCAAGCGCCAGGACCTGGTGTACGAGAAGGAAGACCTGCTGATCTCCGGCCCGGGTAAGAACCCGGACTACAACTTCTATCGCGTGGCGGGTATGGCCATTGCCGGCAAGCCGAAAGGCGCCGCGCAGAACGAGGCCGAGCCGATCAACGTGAAGAGCCTGCTGCCCTAA
- the nuoJ gene encoding NADH-quinone oxidoreductase subunit J, with translation MEFAFYFAAGVAVVSTLRVITNTNPVHALLYLIVSLLAVSMCFFALGAPFAGALEIIVYAGAIMVLFVFVVMMLNLGPAIAEQEKKWLKPGIWTGPALLSLVLLAELLYVLFGNATGATIGHTTVDAKAVGIALFGPYLLAVELASMLLLAALVAAFHLGRHEAKE, from the coding sequence GTGGAATTCGCCTTCTATTTCGCCGCTGGTGTGGCCGTTGTCTCCACCCTGCGGGTAATCACAAACACCAACCCGGTGCATGCCCTGCTGTACCTCATCGTCTCGCTGCTGGCGGTGTCGATGTGCTTCTTCGCCCTCGGCGCGCCGTTCGCCGGCGCCCTCGAAATCATCGTTTATGCCGGCGCCATCATGGTGCTGTTCGTCTTCGTGGTGATGATGCTGAACCTCGGACCTGCGATTGCAGAACAGGAGAAGAAGTGGCTCAAGCCCGGCATCTGGACCGGTCCGGCCCTACTCTCCCTCGTCCTGCTGGCCGAACTGCTCTACGTGCTGTTCGGCAATGCCACTGGTGCCACCATCGGTCACACCACCGTGGACGCCAAGGCAGTTGGCATCGCCCTCTTCGGCCCGTACCTGCTGGCCGTGGAGCTGGCTTCCATGCTGCTGCTGGCAGCCCTGGTCGCCGCCTTCCACCTCGGCCGCCACGAAGCTAAGGAATAA
- the nuoK gene encoding NADH-quinone oxidoreductase subunit NuoK: MNAIPLEHGLAVAGILFCLGLTGLMVRRNILFVLMSLEVMMNAAALAFVVAGARWAQPDGQIMFILVISLAAAEASIGLAILLQLYRRFHTLDIDAASEMRG, encoded by the coding sequence ATGAACGCAATCCCACTGGAACATGGCCTCGCGGTCGCCGGCATACTCTTCTGCCTGGGCCTCACGGGCCTCATGGTGCGCCGCAACATCCTCTTCGTGCTCATGAGCCTGGAAGTCATGATGAACGCTGCCGCGCTGGCCTTCGTGGTCGCCGGCGCCCGTTGGGCCCAGCCTGACGGCCAGATCATGTTCATTCTGGTGATCAGCCTTGCAGCCGCCGAAGCCAGTATCGGCCTGGCAATCCTGCTGCAGCTGTACCGCCGCTTCCATACCCTCGATATCGACGCTGCCAGCGAGATGCGCGGATGA
- the nuoL gene encoding NADH-quinone oxidoreductase subunit L, which produces MNLLFLTCLFPLLGWFILAFSRGRFSENTSAVIGVGSVGLSALIAAWIIWQFNVAPPEGGVYTQVLWQWMSVAGFAPSFTLYLDGLSLTMLGVVTGVGFLIHLFASWYMRGEEGYSRFFAYTNLFIASMLFLVLGDNLLFLYFGWEGVGLCSYLLIGFYFKHTPNGNAALKAFIVTRVGDVFMAIGLFILFFHLGTLNIQELMKLAPEKYVAGDAWLWVATLMLLGGAVGKSAQLPLQTWLADAMAGPTPVSALIHAATMVTAGVYLIARTHGLFLLTPEILELVGIVGGVTLVLAGFAALVQTDIKRILAYSTMSQIGYMFLALGVGAWDAAIFHLMTHAFFKALLFLASGAVINACHHEQNIFKMGGLWKKLPLAYASFIVGGAALAALPLVTAGFYSKDEILWEAFASGHSGLLYAGLAGAFLTSIYTFRLIFIAFHGEAKTEAHAGHGVAHWLPLSVLIVLSTFIGALITPPLAGVLPESVGHAGGEAKHSLEIASGAIALAGILLAALLFLGKRRFVSALAQSAPGRFLGAWWYAAWGFDWLYDLLFVKPYLLVCRLLRRDPIDGTIGLVPRVVRGGNFALSRSQTGQLRWYAVSIVGGAVLVLGAVLLT; this is translated from the coding sequence ATGAACCTTCTATTCCTCACTTGCCTGTTCCCGCTGCTCGGCTGGTTCATCCTGGCCTTCTCCCGCGGGCGTTTCTCCGAAAACACATCCGCCGTCATCGGCGTCGGATCCGTGGGCCTCTCGGCCCTGATCGCCGCCTGGATCATCTGGCAGTTCAACGTGGCCCCGCCGGAAGGCGGTGTCTACACCCAGGTGCTCTGGCAGTGGATGAGCGTGGCGGGCTTCGCGCCCAGCTTCACCCTCTACCTGGACGGCCTGTCCCTGACCATGCTCGGCGTGGTCACCGGCGTCGGCTTCCTGATCCACCTGTTCGCTTCCTGGTACATGCGCGGTGAAGAGGGCTACTCCCGCTTCTTCGCCTACACCAACCTGTTCATCGCCAGCATGCTGTTCCTGGTGCTGGGCGATAACCTGCTGTTCCTCTACTTCGGTTGGGAAGGCGTGGGGTTGTGCTCGTACCTGCTGATCGGCTTCTACTTCAAGCACACGCCCAACGGTAACGCGGCACTCAAGGCCTTCATCGTCACCCGCGTGGGTGACGTGTTCATGGCCATCGGGCTGTTCATCCTGTTCTTCCACCTGGGTACCCTGAACATCCAGGAACTGATGAAGCTGGCCCCCGAGAAGTACGTGGCCGGTGACGCCTGGCTCTGGGTCGCGACCCTGATGCTGCTCGGCGGCGCAGTGGGCAAATCCGCCCAGCTGCCGCTTCAGACCTGGCTGGCGGACGCGATGGCGGGCCCGACTCCGGTTTCCGCGTTGATCCACGCGGCTACCATGGTGACCGCGGGCGTCTACCTGATCGCCCGTACCCACGGCCTGTTCCTGCTGACTCCGGAAATCCTCGAACTGGTCGGCATCGTGGGTGGCGTAACCCTGGTCCTGGCTGGCTTCGCCGCCCTGGTGCAGACCGACATCAAGCGAATCCTCGCCTACTCCACCATGAGCCAGATCGGCTACATGTTCCTCGCCCTCGGCGTTGGCGCATGGGATGCGGCGATTTTCCACCTGATGACCCACGCCTTCTTCAAGGCTCTGCTGTTCCTCGCTTCGGGTGCGGTGATCAACGCCTGCCACCACGAGCAGAACATCTTCAAGATGGGTGGCCTGTGGAAGAAACTGCCGCTGGCCTACGCGAGCTTCATCGTAGGTGGTGCGGCCCTGGCGGCCCTGCCGCTGGTCACCGCGGGCTTCTACTCCAAGGACGAGATCCTCTGGGAAGCCTTCGCCAGTGGCCACTCCGGTCTGCTCTACGCCGGTCTGGCGGGCGCCTTCCTGACCTCGATCTACACCTTCCGCCTGATATTCATCGCCTTCCACGGTGAAGCGAAGACCGAAGCTCACGCTGGTCACGGCGTCGCCCACTGGCTGCCGCTGAGCGTGCTGATCGTGCTCTCTACCTTCATTGGCGCACTGATCACCCCGCCGCTGGCCGGTGTACTGCCGGAAAGCGTCGGCCACGCCGGTGGCGAAGCCAAGCACAGCCTGGAAATCGCCTCGGGTGCCATCGCCCTGGCGGGCATCCTGCTGGCCGCCCTGCTCTTCCTTGGCAAGCGCCGTTTCGTCAGCGCACTCGCCCAGAGTGCGCCGGGCCGCTTCCTTGGTGCCTGGTGGTACGCCGCCTGGGGCTTCGACTGGCTCTACGACCTGCTGTTCGTCAAACCCTACCTGCTGGTCTGCCGCCTGCTCCGTCGCGATCCCATCGACGGCACCATCGGCCTGGTTCCACGCGTGGTAAGGGGCGGCAACTTTGCCCTCAGCCGTAGCCAGACCGGCCAGCTGCGCTGGTACGCCGTATCCATCGTCGGCGGAGCCGTGCTCGTGCTCGGCGCCGTGCTGCTGACCTGA
- the nuoM gene encoding NADH-quinone oxidoreductase subunit M → MILPWLILIPFIGGLLCWQGERFSATLPRWIALLTMSLLFVLGLWLWATGDFTLAPAPGTDPAWAEEFKVQWIERFGVTIHLALDGISILMIVLTGLLGVLSVLCSWREIQNRVGFFHLNLMWILGGVVGVFLAIDLFLFFFFWEMMLVPMYFLIALWGHSGSKGKTRITAATKFFIYTQASGLIMLVAILGLVLVNYSNTGVLTFNYADLLKAQLAPGTEYLLMLGFFIAFAVKFPVVPFHSWLPDAHAQAPTAGSVDLAGILLKTAAYGMIRFALPLFPNASAEFAPIAQWLGVFAIVYGALLSFAQTDIKRLVAYSSVSHMGFVLIAIYSSSQIALQGAIVQMIAHGLSAAALFILCGQLYERLHTRDMREMGGIWNRMPYLPAISLFFAAAALGLPGTGNFVGEFLILVGSFQQVPWIAVLASTGLVFGSVYSLIMIHRAYFGPAKNENAYEGLRYRELTMVLGLAALLILLGVYPQPVLDTSAATMHGVHQWLDSAVNQLVAR, encoded by the coding sequence ATGATTCTGCCCTGGCTAATCCTGATTCCCTTCATCGGCGGCCTGCTCTGCTGGCAGGGTGAGCGCTTCAGCGCCACCCTGCCACGCTGGATCGCCTTGCTGACCATGTCCCTGCTGTTCGTCCTCGGCCTTTGGCTGTGGGCGACCGGCGACTTCACTCTGGCCCCTGCTCCCGGCACCGATCCGGCGTGGGCGGAGGAGTTCAAGGTGCAGTGGATCGAGCGTTTCGGCGTCACCATCCACCTGGCCCTGGACGGCATCTCTATCCTGATGATCGTCCTCACCGGCCTGCTCGGTGTGCTGTCCGTGCTCTGCTCCTGGCGTGAAATCCAGAACCGCGTCGGCTTCTTCCACCTCAACCTGATGTGGATCCTCGGCGGCGTGGTCGGCGTGTTCCTCGCCATCGACCTGTTCCTGTTCTTCTTCTTCTGGGAAATGATGCTGGTGCCGATGTACTTCCTCATCGCGCTCTGGGGTCATAGCGGCAGCAAGGGCAAGACCCGGATCACCGCCGCCACCAAGTTCTTCATCTACACCCAGGCCAGCGGCCTGATCATGCTGGTGGCCATCCTCGGCCTGGTGCTGGTGAACTACAGCAATACCGGCGTGCTGACCTTCAACTACGCCGACCTGCTGAAAGCCCAGCTCGCCCCGGGTACCGAGTACCTGCTGATGCTCGGTTTCTTCATCGCCTTCGCGGTGAAGTTCCCGGTGGTGCCGTTCCACTCCTGGCTGCCCGATGCCCACGCCCAGGCCCCGACCGCTGGCTCCGTGGACCTCGCCGGCATCCTGCTCAAGACTGCCGCCTACGGCATGATCCGCTTCGCCCTGCCGCTGTTCCCCAACGCGTCGGCCGAGTTCGCGCCAATCGCCCAGTGGCTGGGTGTGTTCGCCATTGTCTACGGTGCCCTGCTGTCGTTCGCCCAGACCGACATCAAGCGCCTGGTGGCCTACTCCAGCGTTTCGCACATGGGCTTCGTGTTGATCGCCATTTACTCCAGCAGCCAGATCGCCCTGCAGGGCGCCATCGTGCAGATGATCGCCCACGGCCTCTCCGCTGCCGCGCTCTTTATCCTGTGCGGCCAGCTGTACGAACGCTTGCACACCCGTGACATGCGCGAGATGGGCGGTATCTGGAACCGTATGCCTTACCTGCCGGCCATCAGCCTGTTCTTCGCTGCCGCCGCACTGGGCCTGCCGGGTACCGGCAACTTCGTCGGCGAGTTCCTGATCCTGGTCGGTTCGTTCCAGCAAGTGCCGTGGATTGCCGTACTGGCTTCCACTGGCCTGGTGTTCGGATCGGTCTACTCGCTGATCATGATCCACCGCGCCTACTTCGGTCCGGCGAAGAACGAAAACGCCTACGAAGGCCTGCGCTATCGCGAGCTGACCATGGTCCTGGGCCTCGCCGCCCTGTTGATCCTGCTCGGCGTTTACCCGCAACCGGTACTGGATACCTCCGCTGCGACCATGCATGGCGTGCACCAGTGGCTGGATTCCGCCGTCAATCAACTCGTTGCCCGGTAA